A stretch of Candidatus Eremiobacteraceae bacterium DNA encodes these proteins:
- the cysC gene encoding adenylyl-sulfate kinase yields the protein MSPGCLLIRAASSRCCNRERGRSMRLFRSGPTVSSPSLTNEPRKGTTGLLVLAVPAEIPRKGRCGAVRTMDGQGCHAAPQMRVGPTSAGTLLTRSDTSLATTDTGFIIWFTGLSGSGKTTIARILEQRIRAGGRKFESLDGDVVRTNLSKGLGFSKEDRDTNIRRIGFVAHLLERNGVAVICSAISPYRQTRDELRMMVGDDFIEVYADCPIEICETRDGKVEMYAKARRGEIKEFTGVSDPYEPPESPEVHLMTNDETPDESAEKVLAYLVERGYLRADVLRQTAAK from the coding sequence ATGTCGCCCGGTTGTCTGCTTATACGCGCGGCGTCGTCTCGCTGTTGCAACCGTGAGCGGGGTCGCAGCATGCGACTTTTCCGGTCGGGGCCGACGGTAAGCTCACCGTCCCTCACGAACGAACCACGCAAAGGGACGACCGGTCTACTGGTCCTAGCCGTACCCGCCGAAATTCCTCGAAAGGGCCGATGCGGGGCCGTGCGGACCATGGACGGACAGGGCTGTCACGCGGCGCCACAAATGAGGGTCGGACCTACTAGCGCCGGCACACTTCTGACGAGGAGCGATACGAGTTTGGCTACGACGGACACGGGTTTCATCATCTGGTTCACCGGGCTCTCCGGATCCGGCAAGACGACGATCGCGCGGATCCTCGAACAGCGCATCCGCGCGGGCGGGCGCAAATTCGAGTCGTTGGACGGCGACGTCGTCCGGACGAACCTCTCGAAGGGCCTCGGCTTCTCGAAAGAGGACCGTGACACGAATATCCGCCGCATCGGCTTTGTGGCGCATCTGCTCGAGCGCAACGGCGTCGCGGTCATCTGTTCCGCGATCTCGCCCTATCGCCAGACGCGCGACGAGCTGCGCATGATGGTCGGCGACGATTTCATCGAGGTCTACGCGGATTGCCCGATCGAGATCTGCGAGACGCGCGACGGCAAGGTCGAGATGTACGCGAAGGCACGCCGCGGCGAGATCAAGGAATTCACCGGCGTGTCCGATCCGTACGAGCCGCCGGAATCCCCCGAAGTCCATCTCATGACGAATGACGAGACCCCCGACGAGAGCGCCGAGAAAGTGCTGGCGTACCTCGTCGAGCGCGGCTACCTGCGCGCCGACGTCCTTCGTCAAACAGCCGCCAAATGA